CTACTTCATCACTATCATCAGAAAAATCTTCTCTAGTATCATATTCTTTAGGTGTGAATGTGTTCCCTTCTCTTTGATACTCAACAGGGTCTACTTGCTCATCACGTGGCTTAGCATAGGTTTGAGCGATGCCACTATCTTTTAATCCCTTAGTAGTAGGGTCGTTGATTACTCCAAACGTTACTAATACAGCTAACACGCCATTAATGCCGTTACTGAATTGTTCAACTTGAGCTGTGTAATCTAATCCTAATGCTTGGGTGATATTGTTAATAAAGAGTGCTATTGCCGAAATAATAGCTACCCAAAATGATTTCTTCTTGAAACGAACTTTCCAATTTATACTTTTCATTTGTTTACCTCCATAATAAAAAAGCCGACACTTTGTGCCGACTTATCTGAAAAATTGTGCTACAACGGTTATCACTGCGGGTAATACAACGCCTGCAACGCCTATCCACGCAACAATAACTTGCGTGTTCCCCTTTGTCTTTTCTTGCAATGTCCCCTGTAAACTTTCAATATCCTTTTTATTCGTCTTACTTTCGTATTCTAAATCAGTTACTCTCGTTCCAACAGTAGACAGAGACTCACTCATCTTTTCTAAATGTTTCTCTGATCGTTCTTGCGATTCGAAAGACTTTTCTTGTAATAACGTCTGCCTATCTACTTTACTTAACAGTTGATTGTGTAAATCCGTATGTTTACTGTCTACATCATTAATACGCTGATGTATTTTACCTCTTGAATTTTCCCATTCGTGACGTAAGACATATTTATCTTCTGCCATAAATATCAACACCGCCTATGAAACCAGCAAAACCTAGCCACGCTGTCATAGCTATAAATTGTGCCGGTGTTAGCCAATTGATTGCGTTATATATACTGGCAGATGCCATTAAAAAGTGAATTATCGCACTTCCTGTACCTCCAATAACCATAAAATAATTGGATACATTATTCACTGAACGTTTGCCAAAAAATATACTTGCAATGAGCAAACAACTGCCAAAAATGAGTAGTATAAATCCCCATAGCCAGATAGGCATGACTTCATGTAACGCACTGTAAAAATCGCTTTCATGAATGACTGACTCTTGGTTTACAAACCAGTAAAAACCCCTTATGTCGACGAATACACCTAGTCCAAATAAAGATAATGTTGCAATTCGGTCGGACACCGTAAATGTTTCGTTCATGGACTCACCCACTTTCTATAAAATAAAACCACAAGCCTAAGCCTGTGGTTCTGGATATTTTTCACCAGTAATTAGTGCGTATTCTTCTTTGTCGATGACTTCCATATCAACAAACCATTTAATTTGGTCATTTGTATAACATCCCCAGCTATACATGGTTTTAATATCGTTAAATTTCGGAAACAACATCTTCATCTTTATCCGCTCCTTTGAGTTGTTTTATTTCATTTGTCATGTTGACTATTTCTTGTGTTAAATCAGCATTTTGTTGAGCGACTTGTGCTACCATCATATTGCCTTGAACAAGTTGTTCTTGCATACTAGCAAACATTTTTCTTAGTTCTTCATCTGGTCCATTTGATGTAATCATAGGTGGTATATAAGGTGTGTTGGATGCTTCTTCGTAATTTGGATTAAAAATGATTTGTTCGTTTTGATACAAGTAGTATTTCGGTTTATAGTTTTGTGTAAAGTCATGAGGGATAATCGAATCATCAATCTCAAAATCTCCTTCAATACCACCGACAATGGCGTAACCTGTAATTTCGTTATTATCATTTATAGTTATACGCATTATTTATACACCCCTATAATTTTCTGAATGGTAAATTTGTTCGCATTAGCACCAGACCCTTCACCAGTTAAAATATTCACATAGTTGTCTGAATTGATTTCTAATTTTTGTCTGTTAACTTTCTTCAACGTACATTCATAACTTATTGCGTCTGTTGCGTCCAAACCTACGATATTATCTTTGTTAATATTAATGTTACGTGTTCCTAGTGGGTTACCTAATGCTGCAAACTCGCCACCCGGAAAATCTCCAACAATGTAAAGAACAATAAAATTGTCTAAGGTCTCGCTTAAATTAATCGGTGTACCCACGCCATTAGCATTCCCCTCAAATAATGTATTATTACGTTTCGAAAATTTACCATCGGTATAAGTTTTAGCGTTATTTTCAGCTATTGTTGCTTTAGCTTGTGAGCCAGAAGTAGTTTCAAATGGACTGCTAGGGTCATTAAATGCAACCTTTTTCCATCCCGTATCTCTCGTTCCTGATGTGTGGAAAATTCGATAATATAGTTCTCCATTATAAGATGAGGTCAATTCTATTCTTTTTCTAGTAGTATCGCCATTTGCTGCTGATATATCAATTTGGACATAGGTATTATTTAAACCAGTTGGGAAACCTTGCGCAGCAGCATTATCATCAGAAACTGTTTCATAACTTCCTGGTGCAAGTGTTGTAATGTCTTTAATAGTACCTTTTTTGAGGTATTGTCGCGTTCCATCATCAGCTGTTAACTTATATTTCTGCCAGTTAGCAGACTGTCCAGTCGTAACTAATCCACTACCATTTACTGAAGATTTAAACGCTTCAAACTTCTCATCCATGTATTGCTTATCTTCATCAAACTTCGTACTATATGCGTCGCCTTTATCGTCTAACTCTTTCATTTTAGCTTCATGATTAGCGTTATAAGCTTTCTCTTTATCATCGATGAGTTTCGTTAAGGCTGTGATACCTTGTTGCGTTGTATCTTGTACCTGCTTAACATAGTCATTCATATTTTCAAAGTCACTATTTAATTTCGTCATCATTTCCGCAACTTCGGCACGCATGTCAGAGAATAGTTTAATCTCACGTATTTTGTCTTCACTAGGCAAGTCAATAATTAAGTCGTTAGCTACAGTAAAACTAAATTGTCTTTGTACAACAACTTCCTCATCATCTAATGTTGTTATATAGATTTGTCCTATAACATCTCTAGCCAGTTTCATGAAGTCATTAGGTATTTCATAACTAATAACACCATTTAATTGATCTAAATAGTTGAAATTATCGTCTACTAAAAAACTATCCCCTGATTCAAGCGCGATGAAAACTTTCACGTTTTCTTCACTTAAAGCTAAAGGATAGTTATTTCGTGTAATTTGAAATTGTAATATTGCTGTGCTTTGGTCTTGATTCCAAAACTGAACATTGAGCTTACTTAAACTTTGGTATTGTGCCGTTGTTTCAAGTTGTAAATTGGCTATTTTATCCATAGACATGTAAGATCCCCCCTTATAAGTTTGTGCCTTTGAATTGGGTCCATGGTGATATACGTTCAGGTTTTCCTGAAGATGAGAAGTAAGCAATAATCATCTCAACAGGTGCAACAGATGACACACGCGTTAAGGTCACTTTAAATCGAGCACTTGTTACGTTATCAACGAGACACGTCCACCCAGCAACCCCTGGTAGTGGGAAATCTTGTATTTTGCTACTTGTCGCAGTATCAATGTACCATTGCTTATTTGCTACAATACCTAATTGATTCATATTAGTTATATGGCTTGGTATTGCTTCTGCAGGCCCTCCGATACTTGTATAGCCCATGTGACACCAGTTCGAAGCATCATTTGTACCTGTAAAGTTATTGACTGATACAAGACGCACATATTGCATAATGTCACGAGCGAATGTATTTCTCGTTAAAGTTTGGACCATAACTCCTTGAACGTTAAATGCACTGTTATTTAGGAACCAACCGCCATCACGCATTTCTTTAGGTAGTGGGAAATCCGTTACACGCATTGTGTCGACTGTATTCATGTAGTAATCACCAGGTTCTAATAAATCAGCAATCCTTGTAAAGTTCTCCACAGGGAATGACTTCGTGCGTCCCCCAGTTTCATATGTTGATACAGGTGTGCGTGGTGCTTTTAATTTCTCATATAATCCACGCATGAAAATACCATGTATTTCATGCGCTCGATAGTTACCAGCTCCAACAGTTACACCGACAAGCAATGCTTTCTTGCCTGTATCTCTATCGTGATAAATTTGACAACCTTCAGCTTCTTGGAAGTCACCAGGGTACTCATTCCCTGATTTACCGATATCCACTTTCTTTTGATATAATTGTTTACCAGTTTCTAAATCAAATACTGTAATAAAATTGGGTACATTAGGGTCACTATCGCCTGTGTACCAATACAATTTATTATCATCAAATGTACACCCTTGCATTGGTTGAGTTGGGTCACCAAAACTTGTTAGGTGTTTTGGTATATCCATGCGGTATAACACATTATCCACTTTATTATCTATATCTTCTAAACGTCTAACTTCGACGTAGTTTGCAGATCGTCTAGATTCCCATTCAGATTTTGGATATTGTATTCTAAGCATGATTAAGCCTTCATGTTCATTTATGACAGGTGTCATGTATGAACGTTCAGGGTGCCCAGTAAATACTTCCTCCATGTCATAACCCCCGTAAGTTAAAGTGGTATCAGGTCTATAAGTGAACTTCACTAATGCATTATAACCATCTGGCCGTTGTATATGGGAATAAATCCACGTTTTATTTTCAACTTCATCATGTCTTAAAGCAATCTGTGTACCGTGACCGCCACCTTCGAGTTCCATTTGTGAAATGAATTGACCGTTCGCTTTCATTTTAGTTAACTTATAATTATCTCTATAAGCTTGTGTTTGATAAGCAATATCACAAGTTTCATCAAGTAAAAATGATTGCATTACTGAATTTGTCATTGGTGATAGGTTTGTTAAATATTGGAATGATGAATTAGGTATATCAAACTCAAATTCTTGCGCTAGTATTTGCGCTCTTGTATCTTCAACGGCTTGTATTAAATCTTCTTTATCTATTTCATGCCTGTTTGAATCCGATAATAATCTGTCAAATAAAGTCGCATGTCTTTCGCCTAAAGTATCTAGTCTTGCATCCTTAACTTCTTGCAAACTATTTTTACCCTTAGATAAAACAAGATTGTCGTATCGTTGGTTAATGATTTGTAATCCACGTTCAACTGTTCTAAATCTTTCATCATTAATTTGTGATGAATGGTGGGCATTTAATTCTTCGTTTTTATGATATTTAAATTGCTCTACGAAAGTATTAACGAAATCTTCAGTGCGTAAAAAATTTGTATGCAATTGTTGTCTAAATTCTTGACCTAAGGATGATGTTAAGCTTTTTTGTAATTTTAACATTCGTTTTCCC
The Staphylococcus kloosii genome window above contains:
- a CDS encoding phage holin, translated to MKSINWKVRFKKKSFWVAIISAIALFINNITQALGLDYTAQVEQFSNGINGVLAVLVTFGVINDPTTKGLKDSGIAQTYAKPRDEQVDPVEYQREGNTFTPKEYDTREDFSDDSDEVEFYSTLTDGGQHPDEAKHLEDEEQPEDDTDEGLGQRGVDNDKD
- a CDS encoding BppU family phage baseplate upper protein, which codes for MSMDKIANLQLETTAQYQSLSKLNVQFWNQDQSTAILQFQITRNNYPLALSEENVKVFIALESGDSFLVDDNFNYLDQLNGVISYEIPNDFMKLARDVIGQIYITTLDDEEVVVQRQFSFTVANDLIIDLPSEDKIREIKLFSDMRAEVAEMMTKLNSDFENMNDYVKQVQDTTQQGITALTKLIDDKEKAYNANHEAKMKELDDKGDAYSTKFDEDKQYMDEKFEAFKSSVNGSGLVTTGQSANWQKYKLTADDGTRQYLKKGTIKDITTLAPGSYETVSDDNAAAQGFPTGLNNTYVQIDISAANGDTTRKRIELTSSYNGELYYRIFHTSGTRDTGWKKVAFNDPSSPFETTSGSQAKATIAENNAKTYTDGKFSKRNNTLFEGNANGVGTPINLSETLDNFIVLYIVGDFPGGEFAALGNPLGTRNININKDNIVGLDATDAISYECTLKKVNRQKLEINSDNYVNILTGEGSGANANKFTIQKIIGVYK
- a CDS encoding DUF2977 domain-containing protein — protein: MRITINDNNEITGYAIVGGIEGDFEIDDSIIPHDFTQNYKPKYYLYQNEQIIFNPNYEEASNTPYIPPMITSNGPDEELRKMFASMQEQLVQGNMMVAQVAQQNADLTQEIVNMTNEIKQLKGADKDEDVVSEI
- a CDS encoding XkdX family protein, which gives rise to MKMLFPKFNDIKTMYSWGCYTNDQIKWFVDMEVIDKEEYALITGEKYPEPQA
- a CDS encoding phage baseplate protein, producing MLKLQKSLTSSLGQEFRQQLHTNFLRTEDFVNTFVEQFKYHKNEELNAHHSSQINDERFRTVERGLQIINQRYDNLVLSKGKNSLQEVKDARLDTLGERHATLFDRLLSDSNRHEIDKEDLIQAVEDTRAQILAQEFEFDIPNSSFQYLTNLSPMTNSVMQSFLLDETCDIAYQTQAYRDNYKLTKMKANGQFISQMELEGGGHGTQIALRHDEVENKTWIYSHIQRPDGYNALVKFTYRPDTTLTYGGYDMEEVFTGHPERSYMTPVINEHEGLIMLRIQYPKSEWESRRSANYVEVRRLEDIDNKVDNVLYRMDIPKHLTSFGDPTQPMQGCTFDDNKLYWYTGDSDPNVPNFITVFDLETGKQLYQKKVDIGKSGNEYPGDFQEAEGCQIYHDRDTGKKALLVGVTVGAGNYRAHEIHGIFMRGLYEKLKAPRTPVSTYETGGRTKSFPVENFTRIADLLEPGDYYMNTVDTMRVTDFPLPKEMRDGGWFLNNSAFNVQGVMVQTLTRNTFARDIMQYVRLVSVNNFTGTNDASNWCHMGYTSIGGPAEAIPSHITNMNQLGIVANKQWYIDTATSSKIQDFPLPGVAGWTCLVDNVTSARFKVTLTRVSSVAPVEMIIAYFSSSGKPERISPWTQFKGTNL